A DNA window from Zingiber officinale cultivar Zhangliang chromosome 3A, Zo_v1.1, whole genome shotgun sequence contains the following coding sequences:
- the LOC122053558 gene encoding trihelix transcription factor GT-3b-like, with amino-acid sequence MMLGGDGDGDALGRRMAVLAGIPLQVNPPPEGMVGRGGRGGRQLPSPLRGEGEREIPWGEQETRDLIAIRDDLERGHPKARGYRTLWEAVADAMRDRGYLRSPDQCKCKWKNLVNRYKGTETADPQIGRQCPFFDELNAVFVERAKSMRRLLLESESGASQPKKKLKRPVGDRFSDVFFDEDEHSIDDELLPRSRTKKTGMAGARQQQQHRATTWAGVEELLQEVLQQQRRMEEKWRGMVERRAEERRAMEQEWRGAMRELEQERAVLEQAWREREEQRREREERRAEKTEALLAALVDKLIKDDE; translated from the exons ATGATGCTCGGAGGAGACGGCGATGGTGACGCGCTCGGAAGAAGGATGGCGGTGCTAGCGGGAATTCCGCTGCAAGTGAATCCGCCGCCGGAGGGGATGGTCGGCAGGGGCGGCAGAGGGGGGAGGCAGCTGCCATCGCCCTTGAGGGGAGAGGGGGAGAGGGAGATTCCGTGGGGCGAACAGGAGACAAGGGATTTGATCGCCATCAGGGATGATTTGGAGCGAGGCCACCCGAAGGCACGGGGTTACAGGACGCTGTGGGAGGCAGTGGCCGACGCGATGAGGGATCGAGGCTACCTCCGATCTCCGGATCAGTGCAAGTGCAAGTGGAAGAACCTCGTCAATCGCTACAAG gGTACAGAGACGGCCGATCCCCAAATCGGCCGGCAATGCCCTTTCTTCGACGAGCTAAATGCCGTGTTCGTGGAACGGGCCAAGAGCATGCGTCGACTCCTGCTCGAATCTGAGTCTGGCGCCTCCCAACCGAAGAAGAAACTGAAGAGGCCCGTCGGCGATCGTTTCTCTGACGTGTTCTTCGACGAGGACGAACACAGCATCGACGACGAACTCCTCCCGAGAAGCAGAACGAAGAAAACCGGTATGGCCGGAGCGCGGCAGCAGCAGCAGCATCGGGCAACGACATGGGCCGGCGTGGAGGAGCTTCTGCAGGAGGTGTTGCAGCAGCAGCGGCGGATGGAAGAGAAGTGGCGGGGGATGGTGGAGAGGCGAGCGGAAGAGCGGCGGGCGATGGAGCAGGAGTGGCGAGGGGCGATGAGGGAGCTGGAGCAGGAGCGGGCGGTGCTGGAGCAGGCGTGGAGGGAGCGGGAGGAGCAGCGGAgggaaagggaggagaggagagcGGAGAAGACGGAGGCCCTGCTCGCGGCACTGGTCGACAAGCTCATCAAGGACGACGAATGA